Proteins from a single region of Lelliottia sp. JS-SCA-14:
- the iscX gene encoding Fe-S cluster assembly protein IscX, which yields MGLKWTDSREIGEALYDANPDLDPKTVRFTDMHQWICDLEDFDDDPSASNEKILEAILLVWLDEAE from the coding sequence ATGGGACTGAAGTGGACCGACAGCCGCGAAATCGGCGAGGCGCTATACGACGCCAACCCGGATCTCGATCCGAAGACCGTACGATTCACCGATATGCATCAGTGGATCTGCGACCTGGAAGATTTTGACGACGATCCCAGCGCATCCAATGAAAAAATTCTGGAGGCGATTCTGTTAGTCTGGTTAGATGAAGCAGAGTAG
- the fdx gene encoding ISC system 2Fe-2S type ferredoxin — translation MPKIVFLPHADLCPDGAVLEAETGETILDVALRGGIEVEHACEKSCACTTCHCIVREGFDSLAESTEDEDDMLDKAWGLEPDSRLSCQARVTDEDLVVEIPRYTINHAREH, via the coding sequence ATGCCAAAGATTGTTTTTCTGCCTCATGCGGACCTCTGTCCGGATGGCGCAGTTCTGGAAGCTGAGACCGGCGAAACCATCCTCGACGTTGCCCTGCGGGGCGGTATCGAAGTGGAACACGCCTGTGAAAAATCCTGTGCCTGCACCACCTGCCACTGCATCGTGCGTGAAGGTTTCGACTCCCTCGCGGAAAGCACCGAAGACGAAGACGACATGCTGGATAAAGCATGGGGTCTGGAGCCAGACAGCCGTTTAAGCTGCCAGGCGCGCGTCACCGATGAAGACCTGGTGGTCGAAATCCCGCGTTACACTATCAACCATGCGCGCGAGCACTAA
- the hscA gene encoding Fe-S protein assembly chaperone HscA, whose translation MALLQISEPGLSAAPHQRRLAVGIDLGTTNSLVATVRSGQAETLADAEGRHLLPSVVYYQQHGHSVGYDARANAAKDPANTISSVKRMMGRSLVDIQTRYPHLPYQLQASENGLPMIATDAGLLNPIRISADILKALAARATATLEGELDGVVITVPAYFDDAQRQGTKDAARLAGLHVLRLLNEPTAAAIAYGLDSGQEGVIAVYDLGGGTFDISILRLSRGVFEVLATGGDSALGGDDFDHLLADYIREQAGIADRSDVRVQRELLDAAIDAKIALSDAQSVTVNVAGWSGEITCEQFNELIAALVKRTLLACRRALKDANVEASEVLEVVMVGGSTRVPLVRERVGEFFGRTPLTSIDPDKVVAIGAAIQADILVGNKPDSEMLLLDVIPLSLGLETMGGLVEKVIPRNTTIPVARAQEFTTFKDGQTAMSIHVMQGERELVQDCRSLARFALRGIPALPAGGAHIRVTFQVDADGLLSVTAMEKSTGVESSIQVKPSYGLTDGEIASMIQDSMSYAEQDVKARMLAEQKVEAARVLESLEGALTADAALLSAAERQVIDDAVAQLRAVAEGDDADAIEQAIKNVDKQTQDFAARRMDQSVRTALKGQSVDEV comes from the coding sequence ATGGCCTTATTACAAATTAGTGAGCCTGGTCTGAGCGCCGCACCGCACCAGCGTCGTCTGGCGGTGGGCATTGATTTAGGTACCACCAATTCTCTCGTCGCGACCGTGCGCAGCGGCCAGGCCGAAACCCTGGCAGACGCCGAAGGGCGTCACCTGCTGCCTTCCGTGGTTTACTACCAGCAGCATGGCCACTCTGTGGGATACGACGCGCGCGCCAATGCCGCGAAAGACCCCGCCAATACCATCAGCTCGGTAAAACGCATGATGGGCCGCTCGCTGGTCGATATCCAGACACGTTACCCGCACCTGCCGTATCAGCTGCAGGCCAGTGAAAATGGCCTGCCGATGATCGCAACCGATGCCGGTTTACTCAACCCGATTCGCATCTCCGCTGACATTCTGAAAGCGCTGGCCGCCCGTGCGACCGCCACGCTGGAAGGCGAACTCGACGGCGTGGTGATCACCGTTCCGGCCTACTTTGACGACGCTCAGCGTCAGGGCACCAAAGACGCCGCGCGTCTGGCTGGGCTGCATGTGCTGCGCCTGCTCAACGAACCGACCGCCGCGGCGATTGCCTACGGCCTCGACTCCGGTCAGGAAGGGGTGATTGCCGTTTACGATCTCGGTGGCGGCACCTTTGATATCTCGATTCTGCGCCTCAGCCGTGGCGTATTCGAAGTGCTGGCAACCGGCGGCGATTCTGCCCTCGGCGGCGACGACTTCGACCATCTGCTGGCGGATTACATTCGCGAACAGGCGGGCATTGCCGATCGCAGCGACGTCCGCGTGCAGCGCGAGCTGCTCGACGCCGCTATCGACGCCAAAATCGCGCTCAGCGACGCGCAGTCTGTCACCGTTAACGTGGCGGGCTGGAGCGGGGAAATCACCTGCGAGCAGTTCAACGAACTGATTGCCGCGTTGGTAAAACGTACCCTGCTGGCCTGCCGTCGCGCGCTGAAAGACGCTAACGTCGAAGCCAGCGAAGTGCTGGAAGTGGTGATGGTCGGTGGTTCAACCCGTGTGCCATTGGTGCGCGAACGCGTCGGTGAATTCTTTGGCCGCACGCCGCTCACCTCCATCGACCCGGATAAAGTGGTGGCGATTGGCGCCGCGATTCAGGCGGACATTCTGGTCGGCAATAAGCCGGACAGCGAAATGCTGCTGCTCGATGTGATTCCGCTCTCCTTAGGGCTGGAAACCATGGGCGGCCTGGTCGAGAAAGTGATCCCGCGTAACACCACCATTCCGGTGGCCCGCGCGCAGGAGTTCACCACTTTCAAAGACGGTCAGACGGCGATGTCCATCCACGTGATGCAGGGCGAGCGCGAGCTGGTTCAGGACTGCCGCTCGCTGGCGCGTTTCGCGCTGCGCGGTATCCCGGCGCTGCCGGCGGGCGGGGCGCATATTCGCGTCACCTTCCAGGTGGATGCGGACGGCCTGCTGAGCGTTACGGCGATGGAAAAATCTACCGGCGTGGAGTCTTCCATCCAGGTGAAACCGTCCTACGGTCTGACCGATGGCGAAATCGCCTCCATGATTCAGGATTCAATGAGCTATGCCGAACAGGATGTGAAGGCACGTATGCTGGCGGAGCAGAAAGTCGAAGCCGCGCGCGTGCTGGAAAGTCTGGAAGGCGCACTCACTGCTGATGCCGCGCTGCTAAGCGCCGCAGAGCGCCAGGTAATTGACGACGCCGTTGCGCAGTTACGCGCGGTGGCCGAAGGCGATGACGCTGACGCAATAGAACAAGCGATTAAAAACGTTGATAAGCAAACCCAGGATTTCGCCGCACGCCGTATGGACCAGTCTGTCCGTACCGCGCTGAAAGGCCAGTCCGTGGACGAGGTTTAA
- the pepB gene encoding aminopeptidase PepB — protein sequence MTEAMKITLSTQPADARWGDKATYSINNDGITLHLNDSDDLGLIQRAARKIDGLGIKHVTLAGVGWDTDRSWAFWAGYKGPKGTRKVEWANLDEAAQKELENRLTIIDWVRDTINAPAEELGPEQLAQRAVDLLCKAAGDKMSYRITKGEDLREQNYMGIHTVGRGSERPPVLLALDYNPTGDKQAPVFACLVGKGITFDTGGYSLKQSAFMDSMKSDMGGAATITGALAFAITRGLNKRVKLYLCCADNMVSGNAFKLGDIIRYRNGKNVEVMNTDAEGRLVLADGLIDASAQKPELIIDMATLTGAAKTALGNDYHALFSFDDKLAARLLASAAAENEPFWRLPLAEFHRSQLPSNFAELNNTASAAYPAGASTAAGFLSHFVENYREGWLHIDCSATYRKAGVEQWSAGATGLGVRTIANLLTAE from the coding sequence ATGACCGAAGCGATGAAAATTACGCTCTCTACACAGCCTGCGGACGCACGCTGGGGCGACAAAGCCACCTACAGCATTAATAATGACGGCATTACCCTGCACCTGAACGATTCCGATGACTTGGGCCTGATCCAGCGCGCCGCGCGTAAAATTGACGGTCTGGGCATCAAGCACGTCACGCTGGCTGGAGTTGGCTGGGACACGGATCGCAGCTGGGCGTTTTGGGCGGGCTACAAAGGCCCGAAAGGCACCCGTAAAGTCGAGTGGGCAAACCTCGATGAAGCCGCGCAGAAAGAGCTGGAAAACCGTCTGACCATCATCGACTGGGTGCGTGACACCATCAACGCCCCGGCGGAAGAGCTCGGTCCTGAGCAGCTGGCGCAGCGCGCGGTCGATCTGCTCTGCAAAGCCGCAGGCGACAAAATGTCGTATCGCATCACCAAAGGTGAAGATCTGCGTGAGCAGAATTACATGGGTATTCACACCGTGGGTCGCGGCTCTGAGCGTCCACCGGTCCTGCTGGCGCTGGATTACAACCCAACCGGCGACAAACAGGCTCCGGTCTTTGCGTGCCTGGTCGGGAAAGGTATCACCTTTGATACCGGCGGTTACAGCCTGAAGCAGAGCGCCTTCATGGACTCCATGAAATCTGACATGGGCGGCGCGGCGACCATCACCGGCGCGCTGGCGTTTGCTATCACCCGTGGTCTGAACAAGCGCGTGAAACTCTACCTGTGCTGCGCCGACAACATGGTGAGCGGTAACGCGTTCAAGCTGGGCGATATCATTCGCTATCGCAACGGTAAAAACGTTGAAGTGATGAACACCGACGCCGAAGGCCGTCTGGTGCTGGCCGATGGCCTGATTGACGCCTCCGCGCAGAAACCAGAGCTGATCATCGACATGGCGACCCTGACGGGTGCGGCGAAAACCGCCCTTGGCAACGACTATCACGCCCTGTTCAGCTTCGACGACAAACTGGCCGCGCGTCTGCTGGCGAGTGCCGCCGCTGAGAACGAACCGTTCTGGCGTCTGCCGCTGGCGGAATTCCACCGCAGCCAGCTGCCGTCTAACTTTGCCGAGCTGAACAACACCGCCAGCGCAGCCTACCCGGCAGGCGCAAGCACCGCGGCAGGTTTCCTGTCCCACTTCGTTGAAAACTATCGCGAAGGCTGGCTGCACATCGACTGTTCCGCGACCTACCGTAAAGCGGGCGTCGAGCAGTGGTCTGCGGGCGCCACCGGTCTGGGTGTGCGTACTATTGCGAATCTGTTGACGGCTGAGTAA
- the hscB gene encoding co-chaperone HscB yields the protein MDYFTLFGLPAQYPIDIQALTVRFQDLQRQFHPDKFASGSPAEQLAAVSQSATINQAWQTLRSPLARAEYLLSLHGFDLASEQHTVRDTAFLMEQLELREELDEIEQAKDEVRLESFIKRVKAMFDTRHQQMVEQLNNETWDVAADTVRKLRFLDKLRSSAEQLEEKLLDF from the coding sequence ATGGATTACTTCACCCTCTTTGGGTTGCCCGCCCAGTACCCGATCGACATCCAGGCCCTGACGGTTCGTTTCCAGGATCTGCAACGTCAATTCCATCCGGATAAATTTGCCAGCGGGTCACCGGCGGAGCAACTGGCTGCGGTTTCGCAGTCGGCCACCATCAACCAGGCGTGGCAAACCCTGCGCAGCCCGCTCGCGCGCGCAGAGTATCTGCTTTCACTCCACGGTTTTGATCTGGCGAGCGAGCAACACACCGTTCGCGACACGGCTTTCCTGATGGAACAGCTGGAGCTTCGCGAAGAGCTGGATGAGATCGAACAGGCGAAAGACGAAGTCCGTCTTGAAAGCTTCATCAAACGGGTGAAAGCAATGTTCGATACCCGCCATCAGCAGATGGTTGAACAACTGAATAACGAGACGTGGGACGTAGCGGCGGACACTGTACGCAAGCTGCGTTTTCTCGATAAACTGCGAAGCAGTGCTGAACAACTCGAAGAAAAGCTGCTCGATTTCTGA